Genomic window (Roseivirga sp. 4D4):
TGAATAAGAATCCTGCATTTTTCAATAAGCTTATGAAGGCGGTATGTCATGAGTTGGGGGTAATGGAGGATAAACTAGCTCAACTTGCTCAGAAGTCTGTAAGAGAGCGTTTGGCAGCTACTATTTTAATGCTCAAAGAAACCTATGGTATGGAAGGAGAAGGGAGTGATTTAATCGACATAGCCCTTTCCAGAGAAGACCTAGCCAATATAGTCGGTACTGCAACTGAGACGGTAATTAGGTTGCTATCTGAGTTTAAATCAGATGGTTTGATTGGCCTTGAGGGTAAGAAAATCAAGGTGATGGATACCCAAAAATTAGTACACGAAGCAGACTTCTATGGATAAACATGACTTTTATCATGTTTTTCTCTGATACCCATCAATAGCCTCCCATACTCACTCAAGTACTTTTGATTATTAATTTGAATCAAAGGTCTTGAAACACAAAATACTCTTAGCAACAAATGCAGATAACGGTTTTGACAATCTGATCTCAGATATGTTGAGTCTTTTGAATAAGACGCACAAGAAGTACGTTTCGGCTTTTTCTCCCCAAAACTTTCATTCCAAAGACCTTGTCACGGCCAACGCTCAAGATCAGGGCGTGAACCTGGCGCTAGATGGCCTTGTCAAAGACTATGAGGCTGAGATTATTTTAGAAAAAGAGGCGGCTAAACAGAACGTTGAGTTTGAATGGATAAGTGAGAAGATGGATCATGAACGCTTATCTAGTTTTAGTGTAGTGTTTGATCTTTTGATCTTGGAATTGGAGGCTTTTAAGGAGTGCGATACCAAGGTGCTAGATGAGATGCTTAGTGCCATTAAGTGCCCAGTGCTTTTGTTGCCAAGGAATTGGGAAGTTGAGAACCTAGTCATTTTTCATGATGGGTCAATCGACTCGGTAAAAATGGTCAAGAATTTCCTTAACATGTTCAATCCCAATCTTAGAGATATTCCACTGTCCGTATTGATTAGTCAACCTTCGGCAAAATATGATGTGGAAGCTGAAAAGATCTTTATTGATTATCTAAAGCTCTTTTTCAAAGATTTAGGCGTTCAGCTTATTCAAGGAGAACCAATGGATAATCTTGATCAGGCGATCGTTTATAATAGTCATAAGCCCTTTCTAATGTTAGGGGTCAATGGATATCAAATAAGTGGAAAACAGCTGATGGAAGCTCCAACATTTCTTTTTAAGGGATAGGTCATGGCTACTCAGGAAATATCTACCGAAACTATTTGTTATCACTGTGGAGATGAATGTCCAGAGGACTCAATCCACATTGAAGAGAAATCATTCTGCTGTCAAGGTTGCAAAACGGTTTATGAGGTACTCAGTGATAACGACTTATGCGACTACTATAATTTGGAGTCAAATCCAGGGATCACCCAGAAGAAGGAAAAAAACGCACTCTTTGATTTTCTGGATAATCAAGAAGTAAGCAGGCAACTGCTGGAATATGCTGATGATGACCAGGAGAGAGTCACTCTTTTAATTCCGAATATCCATTGTAGTAGCTGTATCTGGCTTCTGGAGCACCTGAATCGACTGGAGCCAGCAATTATTAATTCAACCACAAACTTTAGTCAGCGAACGCTCACCGTCAACTACAAAGTGAAGGACTTTTCGCTAAGAGCACTTGCCGAGCTTCTGGATCGAATAGGGTATACTCCCGTAATCAACCTAGAACAGGCAGATGAAAAGAAACCAGAAAGAACTTTCAATAAAAAACTTCTGGTCAAATTAGGCATTGCAGGCTTTTGCTTTGGGAATGTGATGCTCTTGAGTTTTCCGGATTATTTAGGAATATCGGCTTTAGAGCAGTCTTATCAGCAGACATTTCGTTGGCTTAATTTGCTTCTGGCCATTCCTGTAGTTTTCTATTCAGGGAGTGAATATTTCGTTTCGGCCTTTAAGAGCCTTAAACAGAGGTTTGCCAATATTGATGTGCCGATTGCTCTAGGGGTTACAGTACTTTTTTTGAGGAGCGTCTATGAAGTCGTTTTAGATATAGGGCCTGGTTACTTCGATTCTTTGGTAGGGCTCGTTTTCTTTTTGTTGATAGGGAAGTGGTTTCAAAATAGGACCTACGATGCGCTTTCATTCGATAGAGATTACAAGAGTTATTTCCCGCTGGCCATTCAAACCAAGAGAGATGAGGAATTCACTTCTGTAGCAGTTCGAGATATACACAAGGGCGATGAGGTATTGATCCGTAATGGAGAATTGATTCCTGCAGATGCCATTTTAATTGATGAGAAAGTCTATATCGACTATAGTTTTGTCACTGGAGAATCAGCGGCCATAGAAAAAGCAAAAGGACAATATGTATTTGCAGGAGGCAAGCTTTCAGGAAAGCAAGCTAGGTTTATAGTACAAAAACCTGTTTCACAGAGTTATTTGACAAGCCTTTGGAACAACGAAGCTTTTAAAAAAGAAAAGCAACACACCAGATTAGTCGATCAGGTAAGTCAGTACTTCACTATAGTGATCATTACCATTTCTGTGGTGGCAGCGATCTTCTGGCAGGTGACCGATCCATCGAAGACATGGCTGGTCTTTTGTTCAGTTCTTATTGTAGCTTGCCCATGTGCTTTGGCTTTGTCTACCCCATTTACGACCGGCAGTGTGCTTCGTGTACTTGGGAGGAATAAGGTCTACCTCAAGAATGCAGATGTTGTTGAAAAACTCCAGAAGGTTGAGACGATAGTCTTCGACAAAACTGGAACTATTACGAATGCTTCCGAGCGCGATTTTAT
Coding sequences:
- a CDS encoding heavy metal translocating P-type ATPase, translating into MATQEISTETICYHCGDECPEDSIHIEEKSFCCQGCKTVYEVLSDNDLCDYYNLESNPGITQKKEKNALFDFLDNQEVSRQLLEYADDDQERVTLLIPNIHCSSCIWLLEHLNRLEPAIINSTTNFSQRTLTVNYKVKDFSLRALAELLDRIGYTPVINLEQADEKKPERTFNKKLLVKLGIAGFCFGNVMLLSFPDYLGISALEQSYQQTFRWLNLLLAIPVVFYSGSEYFVSAFKSLKQRFANIDVPIALGVTVLFLRSVYEVVLDIGPGYFDSLVGLVFFLLIGKWFQNRTYDALSFDRDYKSYFPLAIQTKRDEEFTSVAVRDIHKGDEVLIRNGELIPADAILIDEKVYIDYSFVTGESAAIEKAKGQYVFAGGKLSGKQARFIVQKPVSQSYLTSLWNNEAFKKEKQHTRLVDQVSQYFTIVIITISVVAAIFWQVTDPSKTWLVFCSVLIVACPCALALSTPFTTGSVLRVLGRNKVYLKNADVVEKLQKVETIVFDKTGTITNASERDFIFEGAELTTAEKELIFAAVSSSTHPLSRFVKSFLKGVGSGQYVVESFGEHVGQGILAMVSGVEIKLGSASFVGRENVSANHSASYVYLNIGNAQRGRFVIKNVYRSGLKGVIERLKNRFQFAILSGDTDAERKNLSELFPENTPMHFSQKPDDKLKTIKTMQSNGQNVMMVGDGLNDAGALQQSNVGMAVSEDISNFSPACDAIMHARTFHRLDSIIDLAKGSKRVIYASFFLSLAYNIVGLSIAVAGWLTPLVAAILMPLSSVSIVVLTTLFVKILSHKLKL